One region of Triticum aestivum cultivar Chinese Spring chromosome 6B, IWGSC CS RefSeq v2.1, whole genome shotgun sequence genomic DNA includes:
- the LOC123133799 gene encoding eukaryotic translation initiation factor 5 has product MALQNIGASNKDDAFYRYKMPKMLTKIEGHGNGIKTNIVNMVDIAKALARPASYTTKYFSCKLGAQYKFDDKTGVSIVNGAHDTAKLAGLLENFINKYVQCYKCGNPETEVVISEKQTLSLKCAACGFISDVDMRDKLATFIVKNPPEQKKGGKDKKAMRRAEKERLKEGQAADEEMKKLKKDGKKKGAASKDSTAKRVAAKKNATTDGSDEEHAISPTYSQGAHFAAAADDDDDDDDVEWQTDTSAEAARKRMEEQLSAATAEMVMLATEKAEKKKRKKQAKMTPYDELVEEIKASLGNAATPAQIKAVLSSSTLPAKDAMHALFEALFHGAGKGFAKDVKKNNDYLAAAVPDEGAQMLLLQAIEAFCGKCSAEALKEVPVVLKCLYDGDVLEEEAIVQWYVEAVAAGKDSQVVKNARPFVVWLQVAEADEE; this is encoded by the coding sequence ATGGCGCTGCAGAACATTGGCGCTTCGAACAAGGATGACGCCTTCTACAGGTACAAGATGCCCAAAATGCTAACCAAGATAGAAGGCCATGGTAATGGCATCAAGACAAACATCGTGAACATGGTTGACATAGCGAAAGCACTTGCCAGGCCAGCTTCCTACACAACAAAGTACTTTAGCTGCAAGCTTGGGGCGCAGTATAAATTTGATGACAAGACAGGAGTTTCCATAGTCAATGGTGCCCATGACACTGCAAAGCTGGCTGGCCTTCTTGAGAACTTCATCAACAAGTATGTTCAGTGCTATAAGTGTGGCAACCCTGAAACAGAGGTTGTCATCTCGGAGAAACAGACGCTGTCTCTGAAATGTGCTGCCTGTGGCTTCATCTCGGATGTTGACATGAGGGACAAGCTCGCTACATTCATCGTGAAGAACCCACCAGAGCAGAAGAAGGGAGGCAAGGACAAGAAAGCTATGCGAAGGGCTGAGAAGGAGCGACTCAAGGAAGGTCAGGCTGCTGATGAGGAGATGAAGAAACTCAAGAAGGATGGGAAGAAGAAAGGTGCTGCATCCAAGGACAGCACTGCAAAACGTGTTGCTGCAAAGAAAAATGCTACCACTGATGGTTCTGATGAAGAACATGCAATCTCGCCAACTTACAGTCAAGGTGCTCACTTTGCGGCTGCtgcagacgacgacgacgacgatgatgacgtggAGTGGCAGACTGACACGTCAGCAGAGGCTGCGAGAAAGCGCATGGAGGAGCAGCTGAGTGCGGCGACTGCCGAGATGGTCATGCTTGCCACCGAaaaggcagagaagaagaagaggaagaaacagGCCAAAATGACTCCATATGATGAACTGGTCGAGGAGATCAAGGCCAGCTTGGGCAATGCCGCCACTCCTGCTCAGATCAAGGCTGTGCTGTCCTCCTCAACCCTCCCCGCCAAGGACGCGATGCACGCCCTCTTTGAGGCGCTCTTCCACGGTGCGGGCAAGGGGTTTGCAAAGGACGTCAAGAAGAACAATGACTACCTTGCTGCTGCCGTGCCTGATGAAGGGGCCCAGATGCTGCTGCTCCAGGCCATCGAGGCGTTCtgcggcaagtgcagcgccgaggCCCTGAAGGAGGTGCCGGTGGTCCTGAAATGCCTGTATGACGGCGACGTCCTCGAGGAAGAAGCCATTGTCCAGTGGTACGTTGAAGCTGTTGCTGCCGGCAAGGACTCCCAGGTTGTGAAGAATGCCAGGCCGTTTGTGGTCTGGCTCCAGGTCGCCGAAGCGGACGAGGAGTGA